The genomic interval CTGCCTCCTCCTCTAACTGCTCCTGATATCCTTTCctcttattttttcttttgccAAAAAGCTTCGAAAGAAAGCCTGGCTTTTTCTGGCTCCTTTTTGTGGCCAGtgctgtttcctctctctcttcttctgttgTTCCAGACACTCCTGTCTCCTCTTCTAAGTGCTCCTGATCACAATTTAtgtctttcttctttttctttttccccaAGAGCTTAGCAAAGAACCCTGGCTTtttcgcctcctcctcctcctcctcctcctcgtcctcctcgtaCTTCTCCTCGTACTTCGCATTGTCCTTGTCCTtcacctcctcgtcctcctcattcccttctttcttcttacttttctgcttcttcttctttttcttcgtTCTTCCTTCTCCTAATCGCCTCATCTTAAGGCATTTGTCTATGAAGATCGAAATCCTGCCTGGTGGTTTCAGAACATACTTAAATTTGTTCCTCTCACCTGGTTTTACTTTGGGCAGCCACTTCAGGAATTTTTGTTTCAGAGTTGCTTCTTTCTCTAATTGCCTCTGGATCCACCGTTCACGCAGTTCCTGTAGTTCCTGCGGGTCCAACAGATCAGCTCTCGATCTCGGCTTGCTTCCTTTTGTCTGCCGTTTTAGTTCTCGTTCCTCCATCCTGATTTGCCACCGTCTCGGTTTGCCTTCCTCCATCTGTGTCTGCACATCAGATTGCTTCTCGTCACGTTTCCCATGCTCTCTGTCGGGCACATGCTTGGGCCTAACTGGACTAGACACAGGAGGATCAGAGTCACGTTTCCCATGCTCTCTGTCGGGCACATGCTTGGGCCTAACTGGACTAGACACAGGAGGATCAGAGTCACTTGTGTCATATCCGGTAAAAGACTCCTCACTACTGACAGATGAGCAATCTGATCCATCCTCTGAAGAATCACTGAAGTCAGACAGTGTataggacagaggagagggtgCAGGAGGGGGCATCATGGCTTCATTGAGAAGGTTCTGATATTTGTTATAATATCCAGTAGGCTGCTCATAGTCTTCCTCCTGGGAGGTGGAAGCCGATGTGGAGCCCTCCGTATCCGTATCACTGGATGCAGTCTCGGCTCCACGGGAGGATCGAAGGGAGGGACAGGGGGAGGGAGTGAATTGATTTGCACTGAGGCATTGCTGAGAGTTTGCATAGGCCTAAGTGGTATCAGAAAGAAAGACGGTGATAAACATTTGAGAAACATGAAAAACAAGAATTTTTCTGGAATCTGACTCTATGAGTTTAGGAGAAGGTGGGTGTG from Alosa alosa isolate M-15738 ecotype Scorff River chromosome 4, AALO_Geno_1.1, whole genome shotgun sequence carries:
- the LOC125293569 gene encoding ABC transporter F family member 4-like isoform X2, which translates into the protein MILSVFSLQEEAIYTDLSFRLDLSQQQMDRFFSPPSVSKNKLKQLSSHKIHPAVDQLSVQTMDESDDSHEEVKSSVQTVDMATVLEAMNHEKQLDAIRAELQMEPVVAEEAYANSQQCLSANQFTPSPCPSLRSSRGAETASSDTDTEGSTSASTSQEEDYEQPTGYYNKYQNLLNEAMMPPPAPSPLSYTLSDFSDSSEDGSDCSSVSSEESFTGYDTSDSDPPVSSPVRPKHVPDREHGKRDEKQSDVQTQMEEGKPRRWQIRMEERELKRQTKGSKPRSRADLLDPQELQELRERWIQRQLEKEATLKQKFLKWLPKVKPGERNKFKYVLKPPGRISIFIDKCLKMRRLGEGRTKKKKKKQKSKKKEGNEEDEEVKDKDNAKYEEKYEEDEEEEEEEEAKKPGFFAKLLGKKKKKKDINCDQEHLEEETGVSGTTEEEREETALATKRSQKKPGFLSKLFGKRKNKRKGYQEQLEEEAEWLRMTQI
- the LOC125293569 gene encoding ABC transporter F family member 4-like isoform X1, whose protein sequence is MILSVFSLQEEAIYTDLSFRLDLSQQQMDRFFSPPSVSKNKLKQLSSHKIHPAVDQLSVQTMDESDDSHEEVKSSVQTVDMATVLEAMNHEKQLDAIRAELQMEPVVAEEAYANSQQCLSANQFTPSPCPSLRSSRGAETASSDTDTEGSTSASTSQEEDYEQPTGYYNKYQNLLNEAMMPPPAPSPLSYTLSDFSDSSEDGSDCSSVSSEESFTGYDTSDSDPPVSSPVRPKHVPDREHGKRDSDPPVSSPVRPKHVPDREHGKRDEKQSDVQTQMEEGKPRRWQIRMEERELKRQTKGSKPRSRADLLDPQELQELRERWIQRQLEKEATLKQKFLKWLPKVKPGERNKFKYVLKPPGRISIFIDKCLKMRRLGEGRTKKKKKKQKSKKKEGNEEDEEVKDKDNAKYEEKYEEDEEEEEEEEAKKPGFFAKLLGKKKKKKDINCDQEHLEEETGVSGTTEEEREETALATKRSQKKPGFLSKLFGKRKNKRKGYQEQLEEEAEWLRMTQI